In Schistocerca cancellata isolate TAMUIC-IGC-003103 chromosome 7, iqSchCanc2.1, whole genome shotgun sequence, a genomic segment contains:
- the LOC126092317 gene encoding cuticle protein 12.5-like gives MYKLLILSALVAAASAGYLGGYAAPAYAAPVAAYAAPVAAVAHAPVAVAHAAPAVAVAHAPVASSVANTYRISQTARLAYAAPAVAHAPVAYAAPAVAHAPVAYAAPAVAHAPVAYTAPAYGYARYAAAAPALGYGYGAYGYAAPALGYGHALVH, from the exons ATGTACAAGCTT CTGATCCTGTCCGCGTTGGTGGCCGCCGCGTCCGCCGGGTACCTGGGAGGctacgccgcccccgcctacgccgcccccgtggccgcctacgccgcccccgtcGCCGCCGTAGCGCACGCCCCCGTGGCTGTGGCCCACGCCGCCCCCGCTGTGGCCGTGGCACACGCCCCAGTCGCCTCCTCTGTGGCCAACACGTACAGGATTTCGCAGACTGCCCGCCTCGCATACGCAGCCCCTGCCGTGGCTCACGCCCccgtggcctacgccgcccccgctgtAGCTCACGCTCCcgtcgcctacgccgcccccgctgtgGCTCACGCTCCCGTCGCCTACACCGCCCCCGCCTACGGCTACGCCCGCTACGCCGCCGCTGCCCCCGCTCTGGGCTACGGCTACGGAGCCTATGGCTACGCCGCCCCCGCTCTTGGCTACGGCCACGCCCTCGTCCATTAG